In the genome of Blastocatellia bacterium, one region contains:
- a CDS encoding zinc-dependent metalloprotease, with protein sequence MRRLLIPLFIALIALPVAAQDRPAAQSLAERTRGLQKLDGYVPLYWDAAAGKMLMEISRFNQELLYQVSLAAGLGSNPVGLDRGQMGQTRIVSFERVGPKVLMVEPNYRYRALSQDANEQRAVEESFARSVLWGFKVEAAEANRVLVDATAFFLRDAHGVIDVLRRTRQGQYRLDESRSAFYMPRTKVFPLNTEVETMLTFATEGDAGPLVRDVTPTANSITVRQHHSFVQLPDEGYKPRRLDPRVGVFGITFYDYASPFTEPIEKRWISRHRLQKKDPSAALSEPIKPIIYYVDPGAPEPIRSALIEGASWWNQAFEAAGFKNAFQVRVLPDGADPMDLRYNMINWVHRSTRGWSYGGGVTDPRTGEIIKGNVTLGSLRIRQDYMIGTGLVPSGQSNQGEGDECQFAALPDADYLFGADASTDSAAMSLARIRQLAAHETGHTLGLAHNFAASTYGRASVMDYPAPMVEIKNGKLDLSNAYAVGIGAYDKFAITYAYAQFAPGADEAAELEKIVEDGVAHGMLFISDADARPPGAAHPLASLWDNGNDPIAMLRHEMEVRKIGLANFGLQSIPAGTPLSLLEAKLLPLYLHHRYQLQAAVKSVGGLYYTYAVKTAAGANPAAVQEVVPAARQRAALDAVLDTIKVEELTIPQRILDLIPPRAFGYEGGPTEYFSKRADPAFDPVAAATIAADFAVSGLLEQHRAARLIDFHARNAANPDFREVARALVTRAWRQAAALSAPQAAIARAVQSLVVTRLMGLAADDDAAPQVRAVATEELRALSAWLASPATATLDAAHVRATRDDIERFLSRPDAPRKQTAPLPVPPGDPIGTRSQKQ encoded by the coding sequence ATGCGACGTTTACTCATCCCCCTATTCATCGCTTTAATCGCGCTGCCGGTCGCGGCGCAAGACCGGCCCGCCGCGCAATCCCTCGCCGAGCGCACACGCGGGCTGCAAAAGCTTGACGGCTACGTGCCGCTCTACTGGGACGCCGCTGCCGGCAAGATGCTGATGGAGATTTCGCGCTTCAATCAGGAATTACTCTACCAGGTTTCGCTTGCCGCCGGGCTGGGGTCAAACCCTGTCGGGCTAGACCGCGGCCAGATGGGACAGACGCGCATCGTCAGCTTCGAGCGCGTCGGCCCGAAGGTGTTGATGGTCGAGCCGAATTATCGCTACCGCGCCTTGAGCCAGGATGCCAACGAGCAGCGCGCCGTCGAAGAGTCGTTCGCGCGCTCGGTGCTGTGGGGCTTCAAAGTCGAGGCCGCTGAAGCGAACCGCGTGCTGGTTGATGCGACGGCGTTTTTCCTGCGCGACGCGCACGGCGTCATTGATGTGCTGCGGCGCACGCGGCAAGGGCAGTATCGATTGGACGAATCGCGCAGCGCTTTTTACATGCCGCGCACCAAAGTCTTCCCGCTGAACACCGAAGTCGAAACCATGCTGACGTTCGCCACCGAAGGCGACGCCGGGCCGCTGGTGCGCGACGTGACGCCGACGGCTAATTCGATCACCGTCCGCCAGCACCACTCGTTCGTCCAGTTGCCCGACGAAGGCTACAAGCCGCGCCGGCTCGACCCGCGCGTCGGTGTGTTCGGGATTACTTTTTACGATTATGCCTCGCCGTTCACCGAGCCCATCGAGAAGCGCTGGATCAGCCGCCACCGCTTGCAGAAGAAAGACCCGAGCGCGGCGCTCTCCGAGCCCATCAAGCCGATCATCTACTACGTTGATCCGGGCGCGCCCGAGCCGATCCGCAGCGCCTTGATCGAAGGCGCGTCGTGGTGGAATCAGGCGTTTGAGGCCGCAGGTTTCAAGAACGCCTTTCAAGTCCGCGTGCTGCCCGACGGCGCAGACCCGATGGATCTGCGTTACAACATGATCAACTGGGTGCATCGCTCGACGCGCGGCTGGTCGTATGGCGGCGGCGTCACCGACCCGCGCACTGGCGAGATCATCAAAGGCAACGTCACGCTCGGCAGCCTCCGCATTCGCCAGGATTACATGATCGGCACAGGTCTGGTGCCGTCCGGGCAGAGCAATCAAGGCGAAGGCGACGAGTGCCAGTTCGCGGCCTTGCCCGACGCCGATTATTTGTTCGGTGCCGATGCGTCTACGGATTCGGCGGCGATGTCGCTGGCGCGCATTCGCCAACTGGCGGCGCACGAGACCGGCCATACGCTCGGACTGGCGCATAACTTTGCGGCCAGCACCTACGGGCGCGCTTCGGTGATGGATTATCCGGCGCCGATGGTCGAGATCAAAAACGGCAAGCTCGATCTGTCGAACGCTTATGCGGTCGGCATCGGTGCGTATGACAAGTTCGCCATCACCTATGCCTACGCGCAGTTCGCGCCGGGTGCCGACGAAGCCGCGGAGCTTGAGAAGATCGTCGAAGACGGCGTCGCCCACGGCATGTTGTTCATCAGTGATGCCGACGCGCGCCCGCCGGGCGCGGCGCACCCGCTCGCCAGCCTCTGGGATAACGGCAACGACCCCATCGCCATGCTGCGTCATGAGATGGAGGTGCGAAAGATCGGGCTGGCAAACTTCGGCTTGCAGAGCATCCCTGCCGGCACGCCGCTGTCGTTGCTCGAAGCCAAGCTGCTGCCGCTCTACCTGCACCACCGTTATCAACTGCAAGCCGCCGTCAAATCCGTAGGTGGGCTTTATTACACTTACGCGGTGAAGACGGCGGCGGGCGCAAATCCCGCGGCGGTGCAGGAAGTCGTGCCGGCGGCGCGCCAGCGCGCGGCGCTCGACGCCGTGCTCGACACGATCAAGGTTGAAGAGCTGACGATACCGCAACGCATTCTCGACCTGATCCCGCCGCGCGCTTTCGGTTACGAAGGCGGCCCGACGGAATATTTCAGCAAGCGCGCCGACCCGGCATTCGATCCCGTCGCGGCGGCGACCATCGCGGCGGACTTTGCCGTGTCCGGCTTGCTCGAACAACATCGCGCGGCGCGCCTCATCGATTTCCATGCGCGCAATGCGGCGAACCCCGATTTCAGAGAAGTCGCCCGCGCTCTGGTCACGCGGGCATGGCGACAGGCGGCGGCTTTGAGCGCGCCTCAGGCAGCCATCGCCCGCGCCGTGCAGAGTCTGGTGGTCACGCGATTGATGGGGCTTGCGGCAGATGACGACGCCGCGCCGCAGGTGCGCGCCGTGGCGACCGAAGAGTTGCGCGCCCTGAGCGCGTGGCTGGCGTCGCCTGCCACCGCCACGCTCGACGCCGCGCATGTGCGAGCGACGCGTGACGACATCGAGCGCTTCCTGAGCCGCCCCGACGCGCCGCGCAAGCAGACCGCGCCGCTCCCCGTGCCGCCGGGCGACCCGATTGGCACACGTTCACAAAAACAATGA
- a CDS encoding NUDIX domain-containing protein, which produces MLKRVLAAVYRRLPVSLRRGIVLLTQSRFTVTAGAVVTNEAGDVLLLKHVFRPGSGWGVPGGFINQGEQAEDAVRRELREEIGLELDRVELAFVRTVEHIKQMEIIFRCRANGSPHPRNIEIHRVEWFKLDALPEDLPQAQRRTIQRALRD; this is translated from the coding sequence ATGCTGAAACGAGTGCTCGCCGCCGTCTATCGTCGCCTGCCGGTGAGTCTGCGACGTGGAATCGTGTTACTGACGCAATCGCGCTTCACGGTGACGGCGGGCGCGGTGGTCACGAATGAAGCGGGAGACGTCTTGTTGCTGAAGCATGTCTTTCGACCGGGCAGCGGGTGGGGCGTGCCCGGCGGCTTTATCAACCAGGGCGAACAGGCCGAAGACGCTGTGCGCCGCGAGCTGCGCGAAGAGATCGGCCTTGAGCTTGATCGCGTCGAGCTGGCTTTCGTGCGCACGGTTGAACATATCAAGCAAATGGAGATCATCTTTCGCTGTCGCGCCAACGGCTCGCCCCACCCGCGCAACATCGAGATTCACCGCGTTGAATGGTTCAAGCTCGACGCGCTGCCCGAAGACCTGCCGCAAGCGCAACGCCGGACCATCCAACGTGCCTTGCGGGATTAA
- a CDS encoding winged helix-turn-helix domain-containing protein has protein sequence MAVQVSKNFILDDYLLEPGKRLITRAGQPVALANRPFQVLFYLIENRDRVVSRTELLETFWDSKEVYDVTLTQCVAAIRRALDDRSDHPRFIQTRWAEGYRYIGPLTEQPAHDTASIIEIEKVRGVRVTVEEEFENAAPQAQVAGASQTVAPMSMPITTRRLSRSTRLILALAIIITAAAAVIVYRQLTVTANPSSPIRSIAVLPLKNLTGDPAQDYFSEGMSESLITELSRVNGLKVISRASAFTFRDKEVDAREIGERLGVAAVLEGSVRRSGDSVRVETRLVSTEDGRIIWTGDSYERAMKDIFVIQDEIACSVVGGLRVKLCGEGEPVFHQHTNNLEAYRAYLKGRYFINAQYGEAGPGKTLNKAAEYFAQAIALDSNYALGYAGLADAYTQLLWFSTGDPRPMIAKAKAAAIKAVELDGTLAETHTALSAAYLHDWNFDGAGREIEQALALNPGYAWAHHEYSTYLGTVGRGDTLAEIKKAEELDPLNIAIIVDLGNALLGAGKYDEAMAQFRKAREIDANYINDASIGSWHVDTGMYAEGIKEIEAAIAHTGRTPDLLMRLAIGYAKAGKKEEAVSLLDEMKRISKKQYVPNGSLAFVHAALGEKERAFEYLESAYREHDINLLQLKGSRLEGLHSDQRYLDLLRRVGLSQ, from the coding sequence ATGGCAGTACAGGTTTCCAAGAACTTTATTCTCGATGATTACTTGCTGGAACCCGGCAAGCGACTGATTACGCGCGCCGGCCAGCCCGTCGCCCTGGCCAACCGCCCCTTTCAAGTTCTGTTCTACCTCATCGAAAACCGCGACCGCGTCGTCAGCCGCACCGAGTTGCTCGAAACATTCTGGGATAGCAAAGAGGTTTACGATGTCACGCTGACCCAGTGCGTGGCGGCGATTCGCCGGGCGCTCGATGATCGCTCGGATCATCCGCGCTTCATCCAGACGCGCTGGGCCGAAGGTTATCGCTACATCGGGCCGCTCACGGAGCAGCCGGCGCACGACACGGCATCCATCATCGAGATCGAAAAAGTGCGCGGCGTTCGCGTCACGGTCGAGGAAGAATTTGAAAACGCCGCGCCGCAAGCGCAAGTTGCCGGTGCCAGTCAAACCGTCGCGCCGATGTCGATGCCGATCACAACCAGGCGACTCTCGCGGTCAACGAGGCTGATCCTGGCGCTTGCCATTATCATCACGGCAGCCGCCGCTGTGATCGTTTATCGCCAACTCACGGTGACCGCCAATCCATCGTCGCCGATCCGCTCGATAGCTGTGCTGCCGCTGAAAAACCTGACCGGCGATCCGGCACAGGACTATTTCAGCGAGGGCATGAGCGAAAGCCTGATCACCGAGCTTTCGAGAGTGAACGGGTTGAAAGTTATCTCGCGCGCTTCGGCGTTCACTTTCAGGGACAAAGAGGTTGATGCGCGCGAGATCGGCGAGCGCCTCGGAGTGGCGGCGGTGTTGGAAGGGAGCGTTCGCAGAAGCGGCGACAGCGTGCGCGTCGAAACCCGTCTTGTCAGCACAGAAGATGGCCGCATTATCTGGACTGGCGACAGCTACGAGCGCGCCATGAAAGACATATTTGTAATCCAAGATGAGATCGCCTGTAGCGTCGTTGGGGGACTCCGGGTAAAACTGTGCGGAGAAGGAGAGCCGGTCTTTCATCAGCACACAAATAACCTCGAAGCATACCGGGCCTATCTCAAAGGGCGATACTTCATCAACGCGCAGTACGGTGAGGCGGGGCCAGGAAAGACACTGAATAAGGCTGCCGAGTATTTCGCGCAGGCAATCGCCCTTGATTCAAACTATGCTCTGGGATATGCAGGACTGGCCGACGCTTACACACAGCTCTTGTGGTTCTCGACGGGCGATCCAAGACCGATGATTGCCAAAGCGAAAGCGGCGGCGATAAAGGCGGTTGAGCTTGACGGAACATTGGCCGAAACCCACACGGCGCTATCGGCTGCATATCTTCACGACTGGAACTTTGATGGGGCAGGGCGGGAAATCGAGCAAGCTCTGGCATTAAATCCGGGCTACGCCTGGGCGCATCACGAATATTCAACCTACCTGGGAACAGTAGGCCGAGGGGACACGCTCGCGGAGATAAAAAAAGCCGAAGAGCTTGATCCGCTCAACATTGCAATCATCGTCGACCTTGGAAACGCCCTTCTCGGCGCGGGCAAATACGACGAGGCGATGGCCCAATTCCGCAAGGCGCGTGAAATAGATGCGAATTATATCAACGACGCGAGTATCGGGTCGTGGCATGTGGATACGGGAATGTACGCGGAGGGCATCAAAGAAATAGAAGCGGCTATTGCCCACACGGGCCGAACCCCTGACCTGTTGATGCGACTGGCAATCGGCTATGCGAAGGCGGGCAAGAAAGAAGAGGCCGTAAGCCTGCTTGATGAAATGAAGCGAATTTCAAAGAAGCAGTATGTCCCGAATGGTTCCCTTGCCTTCGTCCACGCCGCGCTTGGCGAAAAAGAGCGAGCGTTCGAGTATCTCGAAAGCGCCTACCGCGAGCATGATATCAATCTGCTACAGCTAAAAGGATCGCGACTGGAAGGGCTGCACTCAGACCAGCGCTACCTAGACCTGCTGCGGCGCGTTGGCCTCTCGCAGTGA
- a CDS encoding SMP-30/gluconolactonase/LRE family protein, whose translation MKTIPSRLPLLLLIVIALTPISFAQQEYPQGPDSKPQADVPKGEVLKFSFDHSKIFPGTVRDYWVYVPAEYTPDKPACLYVNQDGIQWQAPTVFDNLIYKKEMPVTIGVFVMHGRVAAADANAALDRFNRSYEYDGLGDNYARFLLEELLPEVESKKTSDGRPIHFSHDGNDRAIGGSSSGAICAFTAAWERPDSFSRVFSSIGTYVGLRGGDRYATLIRKMEPKPIRIFVQDGSQDLNIYAGDWWMANQTMERALIFAGYEVQHVWGEGAHNGNHGTAIFPDAMRWLWKDWPQPVKAGQSKNATLDALLLPGEGWQLVAEGYGFTEGPAVNQKGEVFFNDVPGSKTYKVGLDGKATLFLADSKKGDGQAFGPDGRLYAVTSGGEKIVAYAAAGKATVIASGLHCNDLVVANSGNVYATNPGVGEPSKVWLIKPNGEKQVVDTGLGYANGIALSPDQTLLYVDDSRSHWVYSYQIQADGRLAYKQRYYWLHVPDTADDSGADGMRVDRDGRLYIATRMGIQVCDQAGRVNAIIPTPNGAVSNLTFGGENFDTLFATCGDKVYKRRLKVKGAQAWAAPLKPAAPRL comes from the coding sequence ATGAAAACCATTCCTTCGCGACTCCCGCTCCTACTTTTGATCGTTATCGCTTTGACGCCCATCAGCTTTGCGCAGCAAGAGTACCCGCAAGGGCCGGACTCCAAGCCGCAGGCCGATGTGCCGAAAGGCGAAGTGTTGAAGTTCAGCTTCGACCACTCGAAGATTTTTCCGGGCACGGTGCGTGACTATTGGGTCTACGTGCCGGCTGAGTACACGCCTGATAAGCCGGCCTGTCTCTACGTCAATCAGGACGGCATTCAGTGGCAGGCACCGACGGTCTTTGACAATTTGATTTACAAAAAAGAGATGCCGGTGACCATCGGCGTCTTTGTGATGCACGGGCGCGTTGCGGCTGCCGACGCCAACGCGGCGCTCGACCGTTTCAATCGCAGTTACGAGTACGACGGCCTCGGCGACAACTACGCGCGCTTCCTGCTCGAAGAACTGCTTCCCGAAGTCGAGAGCAAAAAGACCAGTGACGGGCGGCCCATTCACTTTTCACATGACGGCAACGACCGCGCCATCGGCGGCTCGTCGAGCGGCGCCATCTGCGCCTTTACCGCCGCCTGGGAGCGGCCCGACTCGTTCAGCCGCGTCTTCAGCTCGATTGGCACCTATGTCGGCCTGCGCGGCGGCGACCGCTACGCGACGCTGATTCGTAAGATGGAGCCGAAGCCGATTCGTATCTTCGTGCAGGACGGCTCGCAGGACTTGAACATCTATGCCGGCGACTGGTGGATGGCGAATCAGACGATGGAGCGGGCGCTGATATTCGCGGGCTACGAAGTGCAGCACGTCTGGGGCGAAGGCGCGCACAACGGCAATCACGGCACGGCGATCTTTCCCGACGCGATGCGCTGGCTCTGGAAAGATTGGCCGCAGCCGGTCAAGGCCGGCCAGTCGAAGAACGCGACGCTCGATGCGCTGCTCTTGCCGGGCGAAGGTTGGCAACTGGTGGCCGAAGGCTACGGCTTCACCGAAGGCCCGGCGGTCAATCAAAAGGGCGAAGTCTTTTTCAACGACGTGCCCGGCAGCAAGACTTACAAAGTTGGACTCGATGGCAAAGCGACTCTCTTTCTCGCGGATTCGAAGAAAGGTGACGGGCAAGCGTTCGGCCCCGACGGGCGGCTCTACGCGGTCACGAGCGGCGGCGAAAAGATCGTCGCTTACGCCGCCGCCGGCAAGGCGACGGTGATCGCCAGCGGGTTACACTGCAACGATCTCGTAGTTGCTAACAGCGGTAACGTCTACGCCACGAACCCCGGCGTGGGCGAGCCGAGCAAGGTGTGGCTCATCAAACCGAACGGCGAAAAACAGGTCGTAGACACGGGGCTCGGCTATGCCAATGGCATCGCCCTGTCGCCAGATCAGACGTTGCTATACGTTGATGATTCGCGCTCGCACTGGGTCTACAGCTATCAGATTCAAGCGGACGGCAGGCTCGCCTACAAGCAGCGTTATTACTGGCTGCACGTGCCCGACACCGCCGATGACAGCGGCGCCGATGGCATGCGCGTAGACCGCGACGGGCGGCTTTATATCGCAACGCGAATGGGCATACAGGTCTGCGATCAGGCGGGCCGGGTGAATGCCATCATTCCGACGCCGAACGGCGCGGTGTCGAACCTTACGTTCGGCGGCGAGAACTTCGACACGCTGTTTGCCACCTGCGGCGACAAAGTCTATAAGCGCAGGTTGAAGGTCAAAGGCGCACAAGCCTGGGCCGCGCCGCTCAAGCCCGCCGCGCCGCGACTGTAG
- a CDS encoding DUF1592 domain-containing protein encodes MSRKNLTRLLIILFLLICRAIAPSAPHAQSEETDAFRKTIQPFIEANCTACHSADLKSGGLNLEAYQNAAAITEDRDRWEKVLHKLRTGEMPPKGMPRPDKTEVAQVCRVIEDEFARQDRLAKPDPGRVTARRLNRSEYNNTVRDLLGVTLKPADDFPQDDSGYGFDNIGDVLSLSPVLMEKYLTAAERLARTAVFGSDLLKPTLARYRAGQKITPRTTPLTDYDATGLSLPNALHATHRFPVDGEYILRAFLGGERPAGSEPLQISLWIDGQQAQVIQFDPDRLASFAADRQEFDGKAQDFRVRLPAGDHWLAVSLLKLYEGLPPAYNGPSPSKRPKPPPPEFKPPPKATPERIAELKKEFDARLAETVPANGVRIGALEIGGPYNQAKGPAAASVKLIYTCGHLDGHHTAGCARKLVADLAHRAYRRPVTQQEVNQLVSLITMARRHGDSFEEGLVQAIEAMLVSPYFLFRIERGQSAAATVAGADAATPLNDHELASRLSYFLWSSMPDDDLLGCADRGTLKQPEVLAAQVRRMLKDPKSHALVENFGGQWLELRKLESVKPDRARYPEFDDYLRMSMRRETEMFFDNIVRQDLSVLDFVDGNYTFLNERLAQLYKIPGVSGPDFRRVELTGTERGGVLTQASVLTVSSYATRTSPVLRGKWILENFLNAPPPPPPPDVPNLDEAQVGQSASLREQLEQHRANPTCASCHSRMDPLGFGLENFDAIGAWRVRDGKFAIDAAGTLPDGRSFKGPRELKAILRADRDSFAEGLTEKLLTYALGRGIERYDRPTVKQITKQLAAGDYRFSTLVLEIVRSLPFQMRRGDQAS; translated from the coding sequence ATGAGCAGAAAGAACCTGACACGTCTACTGATTATCTTGTTCCTGCTGATCTGTAGGGCGATAGCGCCGTCTGCGCCGCACGCACAGAGCGAAGAAACGGACGCCTTCCGCAAAACCATTCAGCCTTTCATCGAAGCGAACTGTACCGCCTGTCATAGCGCCGACCTCAAATCCGGCGGGCTGAATCTGGAGGCTTATCAGAACGCTGCGGCCATCACCGAGGATCGCGACCGCTGGGAGAAGGTCTTGCACAAGCTGCGCACCGGCGAGATGCCGCCCAAAGGCATGCCGCGTCCCGATAAAACCGAAGTCGCGCAGGTCTGCCGCGTCATCGAAGACGAGTTCGCCCGTCAAGACCGGCTCGCCAAACCCGATCCCGGTCGCGTCACCGCCCGCCGCCTCAATCGCAGCGAATATAACAACACGGTGCGCGACCTGCTCGGCGTGACGCTCAAGCCGGCAGACGATTTTCCGCAGGACGATTCGGGCTACGGCTTTGACAACATCGGCGACGTGCTGTCGCTGTCGCCTGTGCTGATGGAGAAGTACCTGACGGCAGCCGAGCGGCTGGCGCGCACCGCCGTCTTCGGCAGTGATCTCTTGAAGCCGACGCTGGCGCGTTACCGCGCCGGCCAGAAGATCACCCCGCGCACGACGCCGCTCACGGATTATGACGCGACCGGCTTGAGCCTGCCCAACGCGCTCCACGCGACGCACCGCTTCCCCGTGGATGGCGAATACATTCTGCGCGCCTTTCTGGGCGGCGAGCGGCCTGCCGGCTCCGAGCCGCTGCAAATCAGCCTGTGGATTGATGGCCAGCAAGCCCAGGTCATTCAGTTCGATCCCGACCGTCTGGCGTCGTTTGCCGCCGACCGGCAAGAGTTCGACGGCAAAGCCCAGGACTTCCGCGTCCGCCTTCCTGCCGGCGATCACTGGCTGGCGGTGTCGCTGCTCAAACTCTATGAAGGCTTGCCGCCGGCTTACAATGGGCCGAGCCCATCGAAGCGGCCCAAGCCGCCGCCGCCAGAGTTCAAGCCGCCGCCGAAGGCGACGCCTGAGCGCATCGCCGAGCTGAAGAAGGAATTCGACGCGCGGCTTGCGGAAACCGTGCCGGCCAACGGCGTGCGAATCGGCGCGCTTGAGATCGGCGGGCCTTACAATCAGGCGAAAGGGCCCGCGGCGGCGAGTGTGAAACTGATCTACACTTGCGGTCATCTCGATGGCCACCACACCGCCGGTTGTGCGCGCAAGCTCGTCGCTGACCTGGCGCACCGCGCCTATCGCCGCCCGGTCACTCAGCAGGAAGTCAATCAGCTTGTCAGCTTGATCACGATGGCGCGGCGTCACGGCGATTCGTTTGAAGAAGGTCTGGTGCAGGCGATTGAAGCGATGCTGGTCTCGCCATATTTCCTGTTCCGCATTGAGCGCGGCCAATCGGCAGCCGCTACGGTCGCCGGCGCGGATGCGGCGACGCCGCTCAACGACCACGAGCTGGCTTCGCGTCTCTCTTACTTTCTCTGGAGCAGTATGCCGGATGACGACCTGCTCGGTTGCGCCGACCGCGGGACGTTGAAGCAGCCCGAAGTGCTGGCGGCGCAGGTGCGGCGCATGTTGAAAGACCCGAAGTCGCACGCGCTGGTCGAAAACTTCGGCGGCCAGTGGCTGGAGCTGCGCAAGCTGGAATCGGTCAAGCCCGACCGTGCGCGCTACCCGGAGTTCGACGACTACCTGCGCATGTCTATGCGCCGCGAAACCGAGATGTTCTTTGACAACATCGTGCGCCAGGACTTGAGCGTCCTCGACTTTGTTGATGGGAACTACACCTTCTTGAACGAGCGGCTGGCGCAGCTTTATAAAATTCCCGGCGTCAGCGGCCCGGACTTTCGCCGCGTCGAGCTGACCGGTACTGAGCGCGGCGGTGTCTTGACTCAGGCGAGCGTGCTGACGGTGTCGTCTTACGCGACGCGCACCTCGCCGGTGCTGCGCGGCAAGTGGATTCTGGAGAATTTTTTGAACGCGCCGCCGCCGCCGCCGCCGCCCGACGTGCCCAACCTCGACGAAGCGCAGGTCGGCCAGTCGGCGTCGCTGCGCGAGCAGTTAGAGCAGCACCGCGCCAATCCGACCTGCGCCTCGTGTCACTCGCGCATGGACCCGCTGGGCTTCGGGCTTGAAAACTTTGACGCCATCGGCGCGTGGCGCGTGCGTGACGGCAAGTTCGCTATTGACGCCGCCGGCACGTTGCCCGACGGGCGCTCGTTCAAGGGGCCGCGCGAGCTGAAAGCCATCTTGCGCGCCGACCGCGACAGCTTTGCCGAAGGCTTGACCGAGAAGCTGTTGACCTACGCGCTGGGCCGCGGCATTGAGCGTTACGACCGGCCGACCGTGAAGCAAATTACTAAACAACTGGCCGCCGGCGATTACCGCTTTTCGACGCTCGTGCTGGAGATCGTTCGCAGCCTGCCGTTTCAAATGCGCAGAGGAGATCAAGCGTCATGA
- a CDS encoding DUF1552 domain-containing protein codes for MIITRRHLPRRTFLKGVGTAIALPMLDAMVPALASSATANATAPVRLAFVYVPNGIVMKDWTPKAAGKAFEFTRILKPLEPFRDDLLVLSGLDDHNGNALGDGAGDHARAGASVLTGAHCKKTAGADIQNGISADQIAAQAIGAKTRFPSIELGCEDSRTVGNCDSGYSCAYTNSISWRTPTTPMPPEINPRQAFERLFGTADYSLDAATRTRRAQYRKSILDMVRADTEKLNKSLGATDRRKLDEYLYAVREIEQRISTVEKSQQEVKPAMDKPAGVPITFAEYARLMFDLQVVAFQADLTRVTTLMLGREGSMRVYPEIEVPDPHHPLTHHRNNLDWIERVAKINCLHAETFAYFLTRLKATKEAGGTLLDHSLVVYLSGLSDGNRHSHEDLPVVVAGRGDGSLKTGRHVVYKSGTPITNLYMSLLDRMGVQAERIGDSTGKLERLAEL; via the coding sequence ATGATCATTACACGGCGGCATCTGCCGCGCCGCACTTTTCTGAAAGGCGTGGGGACGGCAATCGCTCTGCCCATGCTCGATGCGATGGTGCCCGCGCTGGCGTCGAGCGCGACCGCGAATGCGACAGCGCCCGTCCGCCTTGCCTTCGTCTATGTGCCGAACGGCATCGTCATGAAGGACTGGACGCCGAAGGCCGCGGGCAAGGCGTTCGAGTTCACGCGCATCCTCAAGCCGCTTGAGCCGTTCCGCGACGACCTGCTGGTGCTGTCGGGACTGGACGATCATAACGGCAACGCGCTCGGCGATGGCGCGGGCGACCACGCCCGCGCCGGCGCTTCTGTTCTGACCGGCGCGCATTGTAAGAAGACCGCCGGCGCCGACATTCAGAATGGCATCTCTGCCGATCAGATCGCCGCGCAAGCCATCGGCGCGAAGACGCGCTTCCCGTCCATCGAGCTCGGCTGCGAAGACTCACGCACCGTCGGCAACTGCGATTCGGGCTATAGCTGCGCCTACACCAACAGCATCTCGTGGCGCACGCCGACGACGCCGATGCCGCCCGAGATCAACCCGCGTCAGGCATTCGAGCGATTGTTTGGCACGGCCGATTACAGCCTCGACGCGGCGACGCGCACACGCCGCGCTCAGTACCGCAAGAGCATCCTCGACATGGTTCGCGCCGACACCGAAAAGCTCAACAAGAGCCTGGGCGCTACAGACCGCCGCAAGCTCGACGAATACCTCTACGCCGTCCGCGAGATCGAGCAGCGCATCAGCACCGTCGAGAAGAGTCAACAGGAAGTGAAGCCGGCGATGGACAAGCCTGCCGGCGTGCCCATCACCTTCGCCGAATACGCGCGGCTGATGTTCGACCTGCAAGTGGTCGCTTTTCAGGCCGACCTGACGCGAGTGACGACGCTGATGTTGGGGCGCGAAGGCAGCATGCGCGTCTACCCTGAGATAGAGGTTCCCGACCCGCATCACCCGCTGACGCATCATCGCAATAACCTGGATTGGATTGAACGGGTCGCCAAAATCAACTGTCTGCACGCCGAAACGTTCGCCTATTTTCTGACCAGGCTGAAGGCGACGAAAGAAGCCGGCGGGACGCTGCTCGATCATTCGCTGGTCGTCTATCTGAGCGGCCTGAGCGACGGCAACCGCCACAGCCACGAAGACCTGCCGGTCGTTGTCGCGGGCCGCGGCGATGGCAGCCTGAAAACGGGGCGGCACGTCGTCTATAAGAGCGGCACGCCGATCACCAACCTGTATATGTCGCTGCTCGACCGCATGGGCGTGCAGGCCGAGCGCATCGGCGATAGCACCGGCAAGCTCGAACGTCTCGCAGAGTTGTAA